Genomic DNA from Solanum dulcamara chromosome 4, daSolDulc1.2, whole genome shotgun sequence:
taattaagcaatttttttatttttcgtgtctgttagccaatgaatataTTAATGATATGACTTGCGGTCAAATTTTTTCAAACCCTTTACGGGATCCTCCGTAAGTAATCAAGGagtagtacgtgtagcctcagtACGATCCACGATATATTTATAGCATTCAAGAGCCACTCAAGCGGAATTGGgcgattttcttttttttgtgtgttagcccatgaatattttgatggtatgacttttgatcaattttttttgaaacatctATGGGACCCTCCGTGAGTACACAAGAGAGCAGTATGTGTAGCCTCGACATGATTCACAATATAtgtatagcatttaggggccagtCAAGCGAAATGaggtgattttttaatttttcatgtgtgttagcctattagtattttggtggtatgacttcctataaaaaaaaactgaaacttTTACGAGACCCAATGTAAGTACCCGAGGGAGAAATACGTTTAGTCTTGGCACGATCTACgtcatatttatagcatttagtgGTCACTCAAGgtgaattagacgattttcttatttttcgtatgtattagaccatgaatattttgatggtattactttttgtcaattttttccTCAAATCATTATCGAACCCTCCATATATACGAGGTAGCAGTACGTGTAAACTCGGTACTATCTACAACATATTTATAACATTTAAGGGCCACTTAAGTGGAATtagcgattttctcattttttgtttgtgttagcccatgaatattttgatggtatgactttcattcaatttttttctgaaacttTTATGAGATCCTCTGTAATTACCTAGGGGAGTAGTATGTGTAGCCTTGGCACAATCCACATCATATTTATAGTATTTAGGGGTTACTCAAttagaattagatgatttttctattttttgtttattttagccaatgaatattttggtggtatGACTTCCGGTtaactttttttccaaaataattATCGGACCCTTTGTAAGTACTAGAGGTAGCAGTTCGTGTAGTCTCGGTACGATCCACGACATATTTATAACATTTAAGGGTCTCTCAAGTGGAATtgacgattttctcatttttcgtgtgtgttaacccatgaatattttggtggtaCGACTTTcattccatttttttttaaaatctttatgggaccctctatAAGTATTCGGGGGAGCAGTATGTGTAACCTCGGCATGATTCATGGCAAATTTATAACATTTAAGGGGTCATTCAAGGTGAATTAGacgtttttctcatttttcgtgtgtgttgttagcctatgaatattttgatggtaTGATTCTAGTCAACTTTTTTTGAAACATTTACGGAACCCTCCATAAGTACCCTGGGGAGCAGTACGTGTAGTCGCGATACGATATACgatatatttatagcatttaggggtcattcAAGCGCAAttagatgaattttttttatttttcatgtgtgttagtgtATGAATTTTTTAGTGATATGATTTTTGTGCACTTCTTTTCTAAAACTATTACAGGACCCCTCATAATGACCTGTGGAACAGTACATATAGCCTCACCATAATGTGTGGCAGTCTATGAATATTTGGTGGTATAACTTGTGGTGAAAACTTTATGAGACCCTTCGTAATTACCCAAAAAAGCAATATGTGTAGCCTCAGGACGATCCATgccatatttataatattttggtaCCACTcaagcggaattaggcgattttctcatttttcgtgtgtgtgttaacccatgaatatGTTGGTGGTATGGCttccaatcaattttttttccaaaacctttTTGGAAGCCTCCTTTAGTATCTAAGGAAAGTAGTACGTATAGCCTTTGCACGATCTACGacatatttatagtattttggGGCCATTTAAGTTGAAGTAGGCAATTTCTCATTTTAGTGTGTGTTTGTCAATGAATTTCTTAGTGATGTAGTTTTCGGACATTTCTTTTCCAAAACCATTACATGACCCCTCATAATGACCTGGAGAAATAATACATATAACTTCACCATGATCCACATcattttttttagcatttaagaATCACTCAATAAAAATTATacgattttttcaatttttcatgtgtggtAGTCAATAAATTTTTTAGTGACATAATTTTTAGACActatttttcaaaacctttataCAATAATCTGTAGTGACCTATGTGAACAATATGTATAATCTCATCATAATCCACACAATTTTTTTAACATACAGTAATTCAAcagttttctcaatttttcatgtaCGTGGATCAATAAATTACAATAAGTGTAGTCTTTGATATAAGATACAATATTAATTTCATCCAATTCGAACATTCTCTTGAAATATTTCGGCTTTCCAAATCTCCATGACTGAGGGGGATTCAAATTTTTGTTTGAACCAGAAAAATTAATCACATATTAGCTTAAGATTTTATTGACAGCCTAAAggcagaaagaaaaaaaaatggggggggaggggggggctAATCggagtctatttttgaaaaataattcttGATTAAGCCAGAAACATGCTGAGCTACCCATAATGAGCCAGCCTCTGTGCAAGAAAAAGCATGAGTAAAATCCTCTCTTTCTACTGCTAGAACAACACCTGGTACCTTATTGGAGATCTGTAAGAACAAAAGTAGCTATTAGATCATATATCAAGCAAGtgattagaaaataaaattagtcATTACAGTTTGCAATAACTAAAAAAGAAATGGGATGTCGAAACCTTGAAACAACGGTAAAGTTTTTAGGATTATTCCTTAGTAACAGGCATCACTAAAAATCATCTTAGAAACACACTATATTTCTTTTGGATGACTTGTAGAGAAGCAAAAGCACGTTTGAGTACAAATCTGAGAAGTGAGAAGTTCAAACCAAGAAGATTAAGGTGGGGGCAAGAAGAACGGTGTATCTCACATAGCTTTCAATCGACATTTTTCTTGACAGTGATACGTAAACAAGTGGGACGTGTATCACTCACTCGGGCGTTGGGCCACCTGAATAAGCCTGATATGTGTTATCTAGGCAACTCAAGTAGACTGCGCACACACACACTCCATCACATTTAGGACATCAGAAATAGGATATATATACTCTAACGGAGACCACATAACAAGGACAAAATCTGTTATTGCACACATGTCAAGATCTTTACTTAGTAGTGTGGTCTCATCTTCATTTCAACTCACAGCTGCAATCTGGCTTGTATACTTTGTCAATTTCTAATTTCACTGACAAATGAGTTATAATTCATTTCCTAGTTCTTTGAAAATTGATCATATGACTATGGTTTCTAATAAGATAATCAAGTTGAGGCAAGAGTTCACATCCCTCCTTTTTATACAACCATGGTGTTTAGGCCAACTTGCCGTACCTCGACTAATTTACACTGCTACCTCCCACCAGCACATGTATCGGATAACTCTATCAATCAAAGCTTGAATAGATGGAAGAGATCACTTAGTGCTTTTGCCTCCGCTAGGATTTGAACCTTagacctcatggttctcaaccAATTTTCATTGACCACTAAGTCATACCCTTGGTGCAATAAGATAATCAAGTTGTTGCAGGAATTTACATTCTTCAGCAACACCAATGGAATTTACAACTAGATACATCTAATTTTAATAGTATATGTATAAACGTTAATTCCAAGTTCATAATGCTATGGAGGGATCATTAGATGATAAAAAGGCAACAATGAATAGACTGATAACCTACGCAAACATACTTGAAGTGTTAAACATCATGCTCATTTCTCTTACATCAAAATGCAGTAATTTCGACCATATTGTAGAATTGAAACAGAAGTTCTAGATTTTATCTCCTAGAAACTCATCAAATTGATTCTTACAGCCTTCAACTAGACATGAGTTCAAAAGAGCCAGACTCACAGCATGCAGAGCAGACTCGTTATGATGTTAAAGCATAAAAGTTTTAAGAATGCTGGTCATATCTGTATCTAACGTTAACGAGACATCATAGACACAGTAATCTTTGTAGTTTCACATTGCAAACATACAAGGGAAAAATCTTCTCAATCAAATAAACATGCAAATAGTATTTACCTCTTCATAAAGATCTAAGGGACCCCAGTGATCGTCGACTCCAAACAAAAATGCCATCtgacttttcttttctctcataAATGACCAATCAGGTACCTCAGTAAGCTAATCCAGAAGAAAAATGAACGCATAATTAGGATAGACCGAGAAAACTTCTACGGAAAATTACCAATATGGATGGTTCTGGGGCAGTTTGGGGGGAATACATTTTTTCTGAGTCATCTTTTAGCTTGAAATCAATATTTTCCTATGGGAGTATCCTGCCGTAGACTGTGGTCCAAGCTATTAGTGTGACATACATGATACATGCAGCTGTTGTGCAACAAAAATCACATGTTTTTCTCACCCTTTATATGAAAAATTACAGTCAATAGCTATCTCTTCCATAACCACCATCATCTTTAACAAGAATATTTTGCATGAAAAATGTTCTGGAACAAGATTGCTCGGACTCTCCATAAATACAGTCGCACCAGTGTCgaatcctccaaaaatgcactacttttggaggatctgaCATGCACCAATGACATTTTTAAAGAGTGTGCAACATGTGAAACTTATAACCAACTCAAATTAGGTCGCactggatcaaataaagaatATCCTTGGAGCAATATATATCACGTGACAAAGATAAATTTACCTTTTCAAATTCGGTCATTGCCATGTATAGCATGTTCTGAACGGTATGGTACTGAAAAGCATATTGAAGTGTCCAACAATGATTAGTATTCGAACTAAGAATAGATACAGATGTGTGACTTTAAAATATCCAGTATCAcaaagaacaaaagaaaaattgttTCTTGATGAAAACTGCAATGGTACCAATAGACAAAAAGAGGTTAGTGATTTTGTACTTTGTTTTGAACACTTCCGCTCAAGATTACAGCGAGTAGAACTAGGAGCAAATTGCAGCCATCTAGTTACATAATTCTTCAGCAACTAGGTAACCTACAAGGAGCTGTCATAAAACGTTTCAGCAACTAGGTAATCTACAAGGAGCCGTCATAAGACGCCAAAACAGTGGGCTGAAATATGGAGGATTTCCACGTAACTGTGGGTTTACACCTGGATCTACCAAGAGTCTGTACTTGTTTACCCTAGTTATGATGAGATAACCAATAGTATACAAGATTGGTGTGTACTGTTTGGACACAAAATTGTGTTAATAGACAAAACTATTAAGAAAGACGATCAAAAGCTTGAACTACAGAGGATGAATCTAGAGTATAAAGATTTTAGGAAGAGTAAAAGTAAGACAATATATGAATTGCGGGTTTAGACTTTAGTTAGCATAAGAAGAATGAAAATGGAGTGAGACTAGATGAGATTACAGTTACCAAAATGCAGACTACTTATATATTTAGGCTAAGGATCTCAGGAGAAAGGCATTGGTAGATGAAAatgtaaaatatataattaaaatagaatgGCTAAAATAGAGGAGTCCGACAGGAAAATTATATGATAGGAGGATACCTAATAAAGTTGTAGACAAGTTCTATAAAATAGTTGGGAGACCACAGTGAATTTGATACTCTAATCCCCAACATATCCACAAGATGAGTTACTTAGAAATGCGAAGATATAAACAATGCACCTATTCAACAATAAGTACAAGTAGCACATGcgaaaataataaattgttcTACGAAATTGTTTGGTCGTGTCTTTTGTGGACCTCCAATTGCACGGTCCATAAGTGTGACAACATTATGACCAAAAGTTTTAAAAGGGGGACAAAGTAGATCTAAAAACACATGGAGGGAAGTCTCAAAAGACCAACAATTTCTAGTAATCCATATGGactaggaaaaaaaaaaggagcaaAGTGTCTTTATATGTGACACCAAATAGTTAAATTAAGGTTAGTCATTACAAGAACACTTGTTTGACAAGAGTCTTATAAGTTCGCTTATAAATAGCATAAGAGTGTAAGGATATATGTGAGATTTTGAGAATCCCGTCCTAAAAGAAATTAGTAGGTAGAGGAATGAAATGAACCCAAATGGATACTGATTAAGGACTCCTATAGCTGATCCAAACTAGTCTGAAATTGAAGTGTAATTATTCTCGTAAGACTTAGGATTTGACCATGTTTGCCTACAtaatttcatttcaactttgatGGCTCTGAAAGGGGAAAAAAGATACGTGGTTTGCTTACCATCAAAATTGACGTGGTTTGGCTTTTTATAATTGTTTTGGTAAGAGCTTTGACTTGGCATTTGGGGGAAGAATTGACTTACAGATCAACTTGGCAAGTAGAACTCATCGCTCATTTATCCAAAACAAAAGTAAGTAACAGGTTGATCTTATACTTCAGATCTGATTACCACCAGTGATAATGAGAACCGTAAGAAATCGACCCTCACCCTGAGGACATGTGAACAGAGAGCCTCCACTGCAGATGAGCACCAGGAATTTCCCACAGAGTTTTTCACCAGAATCCTGGAGATCCCGACTGGTAACAATCCCAGAATTGCTACAATTGAACTAAGGCCCGTAGATAAAGTGCGAGATCTACAGAAGTTATAACCAAAGAACATCAGTTTAGTCATAGTACAGGAAAAGAAGTGATAATATACTCAAAATCAAAAGTGTCCCTCGATTTGTTTATTGGATATTTTGGATAGATGCCACGTATTAAatctaaaatgaataaattagAACTGCTCAAACTCTAAATCTACAACTTAAGTTCGGAGAGCTTCTTAAAACAAGATAAAAAGAGGCAAGAATCAGTTGCAAacagtcggcaaaatggatacAAACTAGAACAATACAAGTTACATGTCGAAAAATAAAAACTACAGTCAGTGTCTAGTTGGAAATGCTAATCAAATCATACGATCTGCAAAGAGAATTTGAAATTTCGAACAAAAAGCAATCTGATTGCGCATGCTTGTTATCAAAGTACACAATATAATATTAATGGATTCTATAACTGTTTCATTGAGAATTGAAAACAAAGGTTCAGAGCTGATGTAAGAGAAAAAGCAAAATTCGCATTGGTCCCAAAATGGGCAGGAAGGAAAGTAAACAGCTAAAGTACAAAGCTCTCACTTCACATAGAGACagaaaatggaaaaaagaagaagagatctACGCTGCAATCTTCTTAATAATAGCTTGTGTTGAAGACTTGGTGTTTACAGCTAGAAATGGATACAAGCAAATGCAGTATGTCACCTAGAAACCAAAATAGAAGTATAAGAATGAGAATTAggattttgaaaaaaagaggcataatagtgaaaaatattatacataatataaagaagGCATTCTCATCACCTTTCCTTGAAATCTTTTAAAAATGTCTAGAGATATGTATGAGCCAATAGAATGACCAACCTAAGAACGGAAATCAAAATCAGCCAATAGCATAAGTTAATATTGCAACACATGAAACTTCTAACACAACAAGAAACTGAGAATTGAATATCTACATTAATATCAAGTTCCCATTTCTTCTTATAGCTTTCTGTGGGTTTCGGATCGAGATCTGAACGTACTATTGTGATAATGGAATGATGGTTCAGAGAAAGAATCCAAATAACATCCAAGTAAGAGTAATTTGAGTGTATATTAATGCAATGCCCAACCTTACCAGTACTATAGGAACTTCAACATCCTGAAGCTCATGCTCTATGAAGTTCATCTGGAAAAGAAGATTTGAAACAAATTAAATCAAGAATGCAGACTGATATAGACCATTGTTTTGAAAGGAACTTTTATGGCGAGTCCCGGGGCGCAAACTGGAGTGGGCACACATAGAAAGTGAGGCGCATAACATACCACAAGAAGAAGGCTCACACCTATtgaaactttaaaaattagagGTAATTTTGACAATCCCATTGTTTTTTCTAAATCCCTCTTCGTTAATACTCAAATTCTTCCcacacaaaagaaaaagattCCTAACTCGTAAAAGTAAGGCTGATCAGTGACCCTGAACCTGAAGAAATCATCCTCAGACCAGTCCTAACGACTTTGGCATGATCATCTTGCTTTACCCTTTGCTTTTTCTGTCACATTAGTTTTTGGATTTTCATTTTTTGCGTGCGCTTCTGCCTTTGGCATGTTATTTTCTTCGATGTTGATTCACCTTCTATTTTCTGCTTTTTTTCTAGTTGAGGAATGCAAGAAAGCATTCACTACatgttcaaaattcaaattcatgtgAGATGTGACTTTGGAAGAAGTACGAGTTGTTGCATCCGGAAGTGTAATATGGGTAGATAATCTGGAATTTTCTCCAACTAGGGGCAATTCCAAAGACTAGATATCTGATAGATGACTTTGTTAGTGTTAAAGCAAAAGCAAGCTACTTCGAACTCCAAAGTAGGATACTATATACAAATCCTATTCATATTCCTTATTTGAAATTGCACAAATCCTATTCTTATTCtaacaatattaattattacaGCGTaagttgaatactgatgggaCTTATGCCCTGTGGATTACGCCTTGCCCCATGCCCTCAAACACCGATATAGACGTTGAACTACcaaattcaaaagaaaaaaagaagatttcTGAGAAAGAATAGATGAAGCTGATCCAATAATGAGTATGAGTAAAAACTGCTCTTGACTACATCCTTCAGCCACAAGCTGAATGgtaatttcaactttccattAACATAGATATAGCACTAATGAGGAAATATTAGTGCTATTGGTACCCTAACTCATAACAGATTTGAAAAAGAATTGCTAATGATATGCTTTTGACCATCCCATCCGTCACATCCCCTCCCCGAAAAAAGAAAggatttcttaaaaaaataatttaaaatgaggTAAGAATATTACCTTGTGATCTGTTTGTTCTTGCAGTGAGAACAGCCTTCCGTGCTCCCAATTCTAGCAATTGGAACAAATCATGCAACTATGTTAGCCATGCAGTTGTTGGATTATTAGTGCCAGCTGAAAGTGTAAAACAAGATATTAACATACACCAACGAATATTCATCTTTAAAGACTCTCGAGTCAGTCTATGACAAATCTTAGGTCAATCAAAGACGGGAAATCATCCCATTGTCTTCACATGAGATGCAAACTGTGAACTAAATTCAAGGATTACAAGGAGTAAAGATAACACAGAAAGGAAGAACAAATGCCAGAGGCCCTTACGGCAACTCAAAACTGAGACTCCATTTTATCAAACGGATATCACATGTTCCAATAGAATGATGTGTGCAACCTAACTTGCACAGCAATACCAAAGCTTCATTACGACTTAGCTCACTGCATCCTTTCTGATAGACGGTCTTTTAGTTCCACATAAATTCATATTGAATGCTAATGGAGTTCAGAAGTTGTATGCTGGTGCAACTATTCCATACCATATTAGTCTCCTCGATGCTTGTATTTAAGAAGAGGTTCCAGTTCATACGATGATCCCTTGTCATGGATAGACGCACATTGTTGCACACATATCTGAAAGACACgagtgtatatatacatgataGAAATGTCTCATTGGTCTCCAGTCTTTTAGTTCCCCAGTTAATATTCTTGAATAGACGACTTGTACGTATTAATTAGGGCACTTCTTAGGTTTTGTAACTATTCCTACTTTTTTCTCCTGTAAAAGAAACTGTCtttaatgaaatataaatacTTGGTAAAGACTAGGAATCTCAACCTGTTGTACTATGAATATTTAGCCCAAGAAGCAGGAACAAAACTTAGGAATAGAGAGTTAAGAGAAATAGTTATAGTAGGAATTGAACAAGTTGAGATTAAGTTACAGGATgcgaaaatatattttaaccaAGTTTCTTTTCATACTTTTTACAACTTCAAAGCGTCAAACTCAATTTTTAAAACCTATCCAGGACCATTTTATGTTGCACCTATATATGCTAAGATTTTAGAGAAAGCCATTAACTCAAATTCAACATATAAGTACTTATTTGATAGCTAAAGAAGAGTTCAAATTTAGTCTTAATGGGGCTCAAGAGATGAATCAGACACAGAAGTTCCTATATCTTGTGCTTTGTGGGAACATCAGTTGCTTAAGGAAAGATAATTAACTAGAGATGTGGGCTACATGAAGTCATCAGCCAGACAAACATATTCTTTCCCCACAAGCCAAAGCTCAGAAATATTCAAGGAAACCATTTAGTAATATAGGCAGTAAAGAGGAAGGTTTTTTTGACAGATAATATAGACAGTAAACGTCTTATACAAGTCAAATTAGAAGTTGTATTACATTCAGGATCTATAATTCAGCCAATCATTTCTTACAAAAGTTTGCTCAATTAACACAGATTGTTCTATGCACCTAGAACTGTATGTTGTGTTTGTTGAACTTTGTTTGCCTGTTTGGTACTAAGGGAAACATTTTCCTGAAAACTATTCCCATGATGAAGTCATTTTGTGGTAGCTCATTACACAGAAACATTTTCCGTTATAAGTATCTCAATTCTTACTCCATATTACTTGCTccaaccaacatttaagacattATTATCAATCTCTAACGataaaaaatttcatcaaattttCAACACAAAACACCATCCAATTGTTAACACTATTATcaatcattaataaatatattcCAAAAAAGTATCCTCTGTCCACCAACAAAATACATAGAGAACAGTTTCAAGGAAACATTTTTCGGACAAAACATATTCCCCGTACCAAACCCATCCGAACTAAAGCATTCTTGAAGTATTCCTGTTTGGACatgagtttttttcttttcttttcaaaaaattgtGTTGGTTATACATTAGAATGattttttggttaatttttggagatgagttgattttgaccaattttttcaagtaaaaaaaaatcccACTCACAAATCATCAACTTTTTTAAAGTGAAATGCATGTTCAAACACAACTTCTACTTCCAAATACCATTTTTTGAGTTTGACTTCAAATGCCAATGAATTTGTTTCGGACATTCACGTTTCGAGGAGAATATTCACTTCATAGGCAAGAATACAGAATTCCTAGTAGCCAAATTGATGTTGGCCTAAAGGCATTACCTTTTCTGTTTGGGCAATGTGCGAGATTGCtgaaagaaacaaaaagaaaatggaaGCAATCAGTACAAAAGTTCAGATTTTAAAACCACAAATGAGTATTTCTAGCTGACCATGAACCTCGCTATTCAAGATGTTATAGTCTTGTAGAGGTCAAACTGTATCTTGCCTGTCACTGATGCAGTTCCATCCAGCAGATCATAGAGTGATTCCAGGAAATCAACATAAAATGAGataacacctgcagcagtatcAACATAGTTTAGTTACCTTAATCACTTCACTAACACGTAGAAAACATAGATTCACTGGCTTACAAACTATATCAACCTGGATTTCCAGGAATAAACAAGACATGAAACTTCGGGTCCTTGGCATGAATTTCCAGCAGATCCATCTTATAACTGACCAAGCATTACATGCACAAGAAAAGAGACTAATAGTTTCACATGCAAATAAATGTACAAAACCCTCAATAATATACACTAAAAACATGATTTGATCTTCAATCAGCGGCTCATTTCTCATAAGTAAAAGGAGATTGAATAGTAAGTAAAACACCAATCAGTTCGGTATCGTAGTATAAACCATGGGA
This window encodes:
- the LOC129887701 gene encoding uncharacterized protein LOC129887701 — its product is MLVAHFSPIIRTLSFSRRRISSKCRNSQMGSANLSLIDKRKRASFRLCNVSGYKMDLLEIHAKDPKFHVLFIPGNPGVISFYVDFLESLYDLLDGTASVTAISHIAQTEKNWEHGRLFSLQEQTDHKMNFIEHELQDVEVPIVLVGHSIGSYISLDIFKRFQGKVTYCICLYPFLAVNTKSSTQAIIKKIAASRTLSTGLSSIVAILGLLPVGISRILVKNSVGNSWCSSAVEALCSHVLRYHTVQNMLYMAMTEFEKLTEVPDWSFMREKKSQMAFLFGVDDHWGPLDLYEEISNKVPGVVLAVEREDFTHAFSCTEAGSLWVAQHVSGLIKNYFSKIDSD